A genomic region of Haliotis asinina isolate JCU_RB_2024 chromosome 1, JCU_Hal_asi_v2, whole genome shotgun sequence contains the following coding sequences:
- the LOC137297967 gene encoding uncharacterized protein → MPDKPRQTLTVKEKGGKAHGDQLDADDIDGLKQKLEEKIRRHRYLQVIVFLVILGLDISDLLSDWLFYADVSIAEQGLVYGLPEQGAVVALLFFSIMGTITFIFEVCNLGKEIFTGKPWFNVDLVTVIIIWIEDIPQISINVFIALCREDPISVFQLTKASVIILGIVIRIIIALARYCSKESIAELKQKTKVSRLHVTYHVFIMLGLIANFVGACAIFFFTQTQRDLNGNIVFEIPETIFEDKYHDDRYFKNVSIYFHHPTFDIMETNNTSDANWMRLITINSVRNLPDKVVMFNYEYRDTVSQLQVVLWENNNGSLWEAIECYSIDKTTAVITKQSNCGSFLSGDRISIIFKFTFIPPDRVFRKLVFGDIRFNAKYSNNKGVCESISSDNITDSIEEGLKEGVDITVHYYRTTVSEDSHIILKNGTRFYRQEDLVDITKVWQTGWLNCETKGSLAPHVDPNIDPPCTTI, encoded by the coding sequence ATGCCAGACAAACCAAGGCAGACGTTAACTGTGAAAGAAAAAGGCGGAAAAGCCCATGGTGACCAACTTGATGCTGACGACATTGATGGGTTGAAACAAAAACTGGAAGAGAAGATACGCCGCCATCGATATCTTCAAGTTATCGTGTTCTTAGTAATCCTTGGCCTGGACATTTCTGACCTGCTCAGCGATTGGCTATTTTACGCTGATGTCAGCATCGCTGAACAAGGACTTGTGTATGGACTGCCCGAACAAGGCGCCGTCGTCGCcttattgtttttttcaataatGGGCACCATCACCTTCATATTTGAAGTGTGTAATCTGGGCAAGGAAATCTTCACTGGGAAGCCATGGTTCAATGTCGACCTGGTGACTGTGATAATTATTTGGATCGAGGACATTCCGCAGATATCCATTAACGTTTTCATTGCACTTTGTCGGGAAGATCCAATCAGtgtatttcagctgacaaaaGCCAGTGTCATCATCCTAGGAATCGTCATCCGGATCATCATCGCCCTTGCCAGATACTGCAGCAAGGAAAGTATCGCAGAGTTGAAACAGAAGACGAAAGTATCCCGACTCCACGTGACCTACCACGTGTTTATCATGCTGGGTCTCATTGCAAACTTTGTTGGTGCCTGTGCGATTTTCTTCTTCACCCAAACTCAGAGGGATCTTAATGGGAACATTGTCTTTGAGATCCCGGAGACAATATTTGAGGACAAGTACCATGATGATCGCTACTTCAAGAACGTCAGCATCTACTTCCATCACCCAACATTTGACATCATGGAGACAAACAACACCTCTGATGCTAACTGGATGAGACTCATCACCATCAACAGTGTACGGAATCTGCCCGATAAGGTGGTAATGTTCAACTATGAATACAGAGACACCGTTTCTCAACTCCAGGTTGTCCTCTGGGAAAACAACAATGGCTCCCTATGGGAAGCCATAGAGTGTTATTCAATCGATAAAACAACAGCTGTTATTACCAAACAATCAAACTGTGGAAGCTTTCTTAGTGGTGATCGGATATCAATCATTTTCAAATTTACCTTTATTCCACCTGACAGAGTGTTCCGGAAATTAGTTTTTGGGGACATCCGATTTAATGCTAAATACAGTAACAACAAGGGTGTCTGCGAGTCCATATCGTCTGACAATATCACCGACAGCATTGAAGAAGGTCTGAAAGAGGGAGTGGACATCACAGTTCACTACTACCGGACAACTGTCAGTGAAGACAGTCACATCATTCTGAAGAATGGAACTAGGTTTTACAGGCAGGAGGACCTGGTGGACATCACTAAAGTGTGGCAGACGGGCTGGCTGAACTGTGAAACCAAAGGCAGTCTGGCTCCTCATGTCGACCCAAACATTGACCCACCCTGTACAACCATTTAA